The sequence CGAAATTCGGTAGACGATGTCGAGTTGTCTTTGGGAAAAATTTTGTTGAAAAGGGTTAAGTAATCAATCGGAGTGGTAGAAAATATGTATTATCAAGGTGCTGTTGAAAGTACTGCTAACACGGAATCAGGTAGCCGCGTTTTTCTATATGAAGTAGTGGGTTTACGTCAAAGCGAAGAAACTGACAAAACAAACTACCCAATTCGTAAAAGTGGCAGTGTATTCATCAGAGTGCCTTACAACCGCATGAATCAAGAAATGCGGCGTATTACTCGTCTAGGCGGCAAAATTGTTAGTATTCAGTCTATGGATACCTTGGAGCAACTTGGCTCGAAAGGAGCTTCAAATGGCAGTAATGGTGCTAGCAGTGAAGGGGATGTTAAAGCCACATCAGAGTCTAGGAAGAAGGATAAAAAAGGCAACACCATGACTGAAGCGAAAGCCAAGAAGAAGGACGTTCCAGTAAATATTTACCGTCCCAAGAATCCATATGTCGGTAAATGTCTATCTAATGAAGAATTGGTTGGTGAAGGCGGTATTGGTACCGTGCGTCATCTGAAATTCGACATTTCTGGCGGAGACTTGCGTTATCTTGAAGGTCAAAGTATCGGTATTATTCCACCCGGAGTAGACAAGAATGGTAAGCCTGAGAAACTCAGACTGTACTCCATCGCTTCAACTCAACATGGTGATGACGTAGATGATAAAACTGTGTCATTGTGCGTTCGCCGCTTGGAATACAAGCACCCCGAATCAGGTGAAATGGTATACGGTGTTTGCTCAACTTACTTGACTGGTCTTGAAGTCGGAGCAGATGTCCAGATTACTGGTCCTGTGGGTAAAGAAATGTTATTACCCGATAACCCCGAAGCTAACATCATTATGATGGGAACCGGAACGGGTATTGCTCCTTTCCGTGCTTATTTATGGCGGATGTTCAAGGATGAAGAGAAGAAAGTAA comes from Rivularia sp. PCC 7116 and encodes:
- the petH gene encoding ferredoxin--NADP reductase: MYYQGAVESTANTESGSRVFLYEVVGLRQSEETDKTNYPIRKSGSVFIRVPYNRMNQEMRRITRLGGKIVSIQSMDTLEQLGSKGASNGSNGASSEGDVKATSESRKKDKKGNTMTEAKAKKKDVPVNIYRPKNPYVGKCLSNEELVGEGGIGTVRHLKFDISGGDLRYLEGQSIGIIPPGVDKNGKPEKLRLYSIASTQHGDDVDDKTVSLCVRRLEYKHPESGEMVYGVCSTYLTGLEVGADVQITGPVGKEMLLPDNPEANIIMMGTGTGIAPFRAYLWRMFKDEEKKVNTDYQFKGLAWLIFGIPTTPNILYKEELEELQSKYPDNFRLTYAISREQKNKDGGRMYIQHRCEEYAEELWKMVKDENTYVYICGLKGMEDGIDAALSAAAAKEGVEWSSYQKQLKKAHRWNVETY